The following proteins come from a genomic window of Nostoc sp. TCL26-01:
- a CDS encoding GAF domain-containing sensor histidine kinase, with protein MVEPENKFFAIKDGWASQETREQQRLKALLELGLRQPETIPVFEEATQTAAHFLEAPISILGFIDQERHWFKSAVGLSRLGLMNNLAQSRQLLRQESFCTQVVENSQVIVINDTKTIADPILATGKLIQEYGIRAYLGAPLTDAEGNCLGVLAVMDLVPRNFTTRDAEFLQIIARWSMSEFERNRLLMQGRPEQSSVKNAPTLLLPEEAPREVKVTPSSLETESLSTKQVKLELLAQLTQELRTPLTSVLGMASVLGREIYGPLTTKQREYLDIIQHSGRYLLSLVNEITELGAIDEKPNVLNLAPVDIEMLCQQAINTLEEAANRREQDIRLSIEPGHGRIWPLDKDKVRQILYHLIFSVIQLSATGSIVRIHVSYKENTLSITVWVSHPWLGDGITDVDPYFRLNSLSLYELTAETAIYTKQSENPQESGNLPITLERLQTLTDAYAQVLAVNPDGDTISGQSNLSRESLGLLLSCQLAELHGGQISIQGTPESGHRYVLTLPLQLATNSQVSEIP; from the coding sequence ATGGTAGAGCCGGAAAACAAATTTTTTGCCATTAAGGATGGTTGGGCTTCTCAGGAAACAAGAGAGCAGCAACGCCTCAAAGCATTATTGGAATTAGGTTTGCGACAACCAGAAACGATACCAGTTTTTGAAGAAGCTACTCAAACTGCGGCTCATTTTTTGGAAGCACCAATTTCCATATTGGGGTTCATCGACCAAGAACGTCATTGGTTTAAATCGGCAGTGGGCTTATCCAGGCTGGGATTAATGAATAATTTAGCTCAAAGTCGCCAATTATTACGTCAAGAATCTTTCTGTACGCAAGTAGTGGAAAATTCTCAAGTTATCGTCATAAACGATACAAAAACTATTGCAGACCCAATATTAGCGACTGGCAAGTTGATCCAAGAATATGGCATCCGGGCTTATTTAGGAGCGCCACTGACTGATGCTGAAGGCAATTGCTTAGGTGTACTAGCCGTGATGGATTTAGTACCACGTAATTTTACGACCAGAGATGCTGAGTTTTTGCAAATTATCGCTCGTTGGAGCATGAGCGAGTTTGAGCGGAATCGATTACTGATGCAAGGAAGACCAGAACAAAGTAGTGTTAAAAACGCTCCTACTTTGTTACTGCCAGAAGAAGCGCCACGTGAGGTCAAAGTTACTCCATCTAGTTTAGAAACAGAATCTCTTTCAACCAAGCAAGTCAAACTAGAACTTTTAGCACAACTAACACAGGAATTACGTACACCATTGACATCTGTATTAGGGATGGCAAGTGTTTTAGGACGGGAAATTTATGGCCCATTAACCACAAAGCAAAGAGAATATCTAGATATCATTCAACATAGCGGTCGCTACTTGCTTTCTTTAGTCAATGAAATTACCGAACTAGGAGCAATCGATGAAAAACCAAATGTACTAAATCTGGCTCCTGTAGATATTGAAATGCTGTGTCAACAAGCCATTAATACTTTAGAAGAAGCGGCTAACCGCCGTGAACAAGATATTCGCTTGTCGATAGAACCGGGGCATGGTCGTATTTGGCCTTTAGATAAAGATAAAGTTAGACAAATACTGTATCACCTGATTTTTAGTGTGATTCAACTCTCTGCTACTGGTAGTATTGTACGTATTCATGTTTCTTATAAAGAAAATACACTCAGTATTACTGTTTGGGTTTCTCATCCCTGGTTAGGAGATGGGATTACTGATGTTGACCCATATTTCCGACTTAATTCCTTATCTTTATATGAGCTGACAGCTGAAACAGCCATTTACACTAAGCAATCAGAAAATCCTCAAGAATCAGGAAACTTACCAATAACACTAGAGAGGTTACAAACTTTAACTGATGCTTATGCTCAAGTTTTAGCTGTTAATCCTGATGGAGATACGATTTCCGGTCAGAGTAATTTGTCTCGTGAAAGTTTGGGTTTATTGTTGAGTTGTCAGCTAGCGGAATTACATGGTGGACAAATTTCTATTCAAGGAACCCCAGAATCAGGGCATCGTTATGTACTGACTTTACCATTACAATTAGCTACTAATTCTCAAGTCAGTGAAATTCCATAA
- a CDS encoding response regulator transcription factor, whose protein sequence is MPLTILVVDDDLGTRLSISDYLELSGYSVIMANDGQEALAMVEEYRPDLIVTDIVMPRMNGYELVRRVRQQPAFRLLPVILLTARTKTQERILGYQSGCDLYLPKPFELEELAAAIRNLLERSQIIQSEYRFSQKDDTSNSLSSQTVKNHHSLFNQIEESQLLSSLTLREKEVLELLTHGLSNAEMGLQLHLSPRTVEKYVSSLLRKTDTSNRAELVRFAMKHGLVE, encoded by the coding sequence ATGCCCTTGACGATTCTTGTTGTGGATGACGATTTGGGCACTCGTCTGTCTATTAGTGATTATCTAGAACTGTCTGGCTACTCTGTGATTATGGCCAATGATGGGCAAGAAGCTTTGGCGATGGTGGAAGAATACCGTCCCGATTTGATTGTGACTGATATTGTCATGCCAAGAATGAATGGTTATGAATTGGTGCGTCGGGTACGTCAACAACCAGCGTTCCGTCTATTACCTGTAATTTTATTAACAGCACGTACTAAGACCCAAGAAAGGATTCTGGGCTATCAGTCAGGATGTGATTTATACTTACCTAAGCCTTTTGAACTAGAAGAGTTAGCAGCAGCAATTCGCAATCTGTTGGAGCGATCGCAAATTATCCAATCTGAATACAGATTCTCTCAAAAAGACGATACCAGCAATTCGCTTTCCTCACAAACAGTGAAAAATCATCACTCTTTGTTCAATCAAATTGAGGAATCACAATTACTCTCATCTCTAACTCTCAGAGAAAAAGAAGTTTTAGAACTCCTAACTCATGGTCTATCTAACGCTGAAATGGGACTACAACTACACTTGAGTCCCAGGACGGTAGAAAAATACGTCAGTAGCTTATTGAGAAAAACAGACACTAGCAATCGAGCTGAGTTAGTCCGTTTTGCGATGAAGCATGGTTTGGTGGAGTAG
- a CDS encoding low molecular weight protein-tyrosine-phosphatase, which produces MSYKLLFVCLGNICRSPSAENIMNHLVEQADLSDKIFCDSAGTSSYHIGSPPDRRMNTAAHTKLGIKLRGSARQFQKSDFQEFDLILAMDRDNYDNIIALDPTGEYHNKVHLMCEFCSHHTLKEVPDPYYGGTEGFNQVIDLLVDACEGLLKYVTKTLESGE; this is translated from the coding sequence ATGTCTTACAAACTACTATTTGTTTGTCTGGGCAACATCTGTCGATCGCCGTCGGCAGAAAACATTATGAATCATCTTGTCGAACAGGCGGACTTGAGCGACAAAATTTTTTGTGACTCAGCTGGTACATCCAGCTATCACATCGGTAGTCCTCCTGACAGACGAATGAATACAGCTGCACATACAAAATTAGGTATTAAACTGCGTGGTAGTGCTAGGCAATTTCAAAAATCAGACTTTCAAGAGTTTGACTTAATTTTAGCGATGGATCGAGACAATTATGACAACATTATTGCCCTCGACCCAACTGGAGAATATCACAACAAAGTACATTTGATGTGCGAATTTTGCTCTCACCACACCCTCAAGGAAGTTCCCGACCCCTACTACGGTGGTACGGAAGGATTTAATCAGGTCATTGACTTGCTAGTTGATGCCTGTGAAGGTCTACTCAAGTATGTTACTAAAACATTAGAAAGTGGGGAGTGA
- a CDS encoding IctB family putative bicarbonate transporter: MNLVWQQFTLSTLPLKQYLATSYVHRYLVGLLSSWRQTSVLLQWGDAIAAALLSLVYILAPFASSTLVGVLLVACVGFWLLLTLSDEPSPTRASLFTPIHLLVLLYWGVALIATALSPVKKAALNDLATLTLYLLLFTLCARVLRSPRLRSWIISLYLHVSLIVSVYGLRQWFFGAAQLATWVDPESPLSKTTRVYSYLGNPNLLAGYLLPGVVFSLVAIFAWQGWIKKALALTMLIVNSTCLILTFSRGGWIGLLVAVLAVAALLVYWWGLEMPPFWQTWSLPILLGSLIGVLAIAVIFVEPVRFRVLSIFADRRDSSNNFRRNVWDAVFEMIGDRPIIGIGPGHNSFNKVYPLYQRPRYTALSAYSIFLEVAVETGLIGLACFLWLIIVTFNAALIQLARLRQSANRQGFWLIGAFASLLGMLAHGTVDTIWFRPEVNTLWWLMVALIASYWTPVHPDQNPELDSPNPETATN, encoded by the coding sequence ATGAATTTAGTCTGGCAACAATTTACTTTATCTACTTTACCGTTAAAACAATATCTGGCGACCAGTTACGTACACCGTTATCTGGTGGGACTATTGTCCTCTTGGCGGCAAACTAGTGTCTTGCTACAGTGGGGAGATGCGATCGCAGCTGCGTTACTCAGCTTGGTCTACATTCTGGCCCCCTTTGCCTCTAGCACCCTTGTAGGAGTTTTACTGGTTGCTTGTGTGGGATTTTGGTTACTACTAACTTTGTCCGATGAACCATCCCCAACAAGGGCTTCACTTTTTACGCCGATTCACCTATTAGTGTTGCTTTATTGGGGAGTTGCATTAATAGCAACAGCATTATCCCCAGTCAAAAAAGCAGCGTTGAATGACTTGGCAACTTTGACGTTGTATCTGCTGCTGTTTACCCTTTGTGCTAGGGTGTTGCGATCGCCTCGTCTCAGGTCTTGGATTATTAGCCTTTACTTACACGTGTCCTTAATTGTGAGTGTCTACGGGTTGCGGCAATGGTTTTTTGGCGCAGCACAATTGGCTACCTGGGTTGATCCGGAATCTCCTCTGTCGAAAACCACCAGAGTTTATAGTTATTTGGGAAATCCTAATCTTCTAGCTGGGTATTTACTACCTGGAGTAGTTTTTAGTTTAGTAGCAATTTTTGCTTGGCAAGGCTGGATTAAAAAAGCATTAGCATTGACAATGTTAATTGTCAATAGTACTTGTTTAATTTTGACTTTTAGTCGTGGTGGTTGGATTGGTTTACTAGTAGCAGTTTTGGCTGTGGCAGCATTACTAGTTTACTGGTGGGGTTTAGAAATGCCACCTTTTTGGCAAACTTGGTCATTGCCTATACTTTTAGGGAGTTTAATTGGAGTATTGGCGATCGCTGTTATCTTTGTTGAGCCAGTCCGCTTTCGAGTTTTGAGTATCTTTGCTGATCGTCGGGATAGTAGCAATAATTTTCGCCGGAATGTGTGGGATGCTGTATTTGAGATGATTGGCGATCGCCCGATCATTGGCATTGGCCCTGGACATAATTCTTTCAATAAAGTCTATCCACTGTACCAGCGTCCTCGTTACACCGCGTTGAGTGCTTATTCCATTTTCCTAGAGGTAGCGGTAGAAACTGGTTTGATTGGGTTAGCCTGTTTTCTGTGGCTAATCATTGTCACCTTTAATGCGGCATTAATCCAACTAGCACGGTTACGACAATCTGCCAATAGACAAGGATTTTGGTTAATTGGCGCGTTTGCCAGCTTGTTGGGGATGCTGGCTCACGGTACGGTAGATACAATCTGGTTTCGTCCTGAAGTCAATACACTTTGGTGGCTGATGGTGGCCTTAATTGCTAGCTATTGGACACCCGTGCATCCAGACCAAAATCCAGAACTTGATTCACCCAATCCAGAAACTGCAACAAATTAA
- the smpB gene encoding SsrA-binding protein SmpB codes for MSDKSESYKVITDNRQARYLYEILETYEAGIQLTGTEVKSIRAGKVNLQDGYGLIRDGELWLINVHISPYNASGQYFNHEPRRTRKLLLHRQEIRKLIGKVEQQGLTLVPLKMYLKRGWVKISLALGKGKKLHDKRDDLKRRQDQRDMQRAMKNH; via the coding sequence ATGAGCGATAAAAGCGAAAGTTACAAAGTTATCACCGATAACCGACAAGCCCGTTATTTGTACGAAATCCTAGAAACTTATGAAGCGGGGATTCAATTAACAGGAACCGAGGTGAAGTCAATCCGCGCGGGTAAAGTGAATCTCCAAGATGGTTATGGTTTGATTCGAGATGGTGAACTATGGTTAATTAACGTGCATATCTCTCCCTATAACGCTAGTGGACAATATTTTAATCACGAACCGCGCCGCACACGCAAGCTGCTACTGCATCGCCAGGAAATTCGTAAGCTGATTGGCAAGGTAGAACAGCAGGGTTTGACTTTAGTCCCATTGAAAATGTATCTTAAACGCGGCTGGGTGAAAATCAGTCTTGCCCTTGGTAAAGGTAAAAAACTCCATGATAAGCGAGATGACCTGAAACGCCGTCAAGACCAACGTGATATGCAACGGGCAATGAAAAATCACTAA
- the murB gene encoding UDP-N-acetylmuramate dehydrogenase, producing the protein MKISQAAGNACTVSASNLDTQTINRSESKVICLPGTNCEIKSQALLSAHTSYRVGGAAEWYVAPRNLEALQASIKYAKEHNLRVTTLGAGSNLLVSDRGISGLVIATRHLRHSHFDPETGQITVAAGESIPSLAWEAAQQGWQGLEWAVGIPGTVGGAVVMNAGAHSSCIADILVNAQVLLPDGTVEIITPDELGYAYRTSLLQGGDRIITQATLQLQPGFDPAQVVATTKQHKQHRLSTQPYNFPSCGSVFRNPKPYTAGWLIEQTGLKGYQIGGAQVAHLHANFIVNRGGAKAHDIFCLIRHIQQEVQEHWSILLEPEVKMLGDFQVAA; encoded by the coding sequence ATGAAAATTTCTCAGGCAGCTGGAAACGCCTGCACGGTTTCTGCTTCAAATTTAGATACACAAACCATAAATCGTTCAGAAAGTAAAGTTATTTGCTTACCCGGTACTAACTGCGAGATTAAATCCCAGGCTTTATTATCTGCTCATACCTCCTATAGGGTGGGTGGGGCTGCCGAATGGTATGTTGCACCTCGCAACCTAGAAGCACTCCAAGCCAGCATCAAGTATGCCAAAGAACATAATCTCAGAGTCACAACTCTAGGTGCAGGTTCTAACCTGTTAGTAAGCGATCGCGGTATCTCCGGGTTAGTAATTGCTACTCGCCATCTCCGTCATAGCCATTTTGACCCGGAAACAGGTCAAATAACAGTAGCGGCAGGTGAATCCATCCCTAGCTTGGCATGGGAAGCAGCCCAACAAGGATGGCAAGGATTAGAATGGGCTGTCGGTATCCCTGGAACTGTCGGTGGTGCTGTAGTTATGAATGCCGGTGCGCATAGTAGCTGCATTGCAGATATATTGGTGAATGCTCAAGTACTTTTACCCGATGGTACAGTCGAAATTATTACCCCAGATGAATTAGGTTACGCCTACCGGACTTCATTGTTACAGGGAGGCGATCGCATTATCACCCAAGCTACTCTCCAACTCCAACCAGGGTTCGATCCGGCCCAGGTAGTAGCCACCACCAAGCAACACAAACAACATCGCCTCAGCACCCAACCATACAACTTTCCCAGTTGTGGTAGTGTGTTCCGTAACCCCAAGCCTTACACAGCTGGGTGGTTAATCGAACAAACAGGGTTAAAAGGCTACCAAATAGGCGGCGCACAAGTAGCTCATCTCCACGCCAATTTTATCGTCAATCGCGGCGGCGCTAAAGCCCACGATATCTTCTGCCTCATTCGCCATATCCAGCAAGAAGTTCAAGAACACTGGTCAATATTGTTAGAACCAGAAGTAAAAATGCTTGGCGATTTTCAAGTAGCTGCTTGA
- a CDS encoding WGxxGxxG family protein, which yields MKRDYTKIVSAAVLTLSMAMLSLTLPAKAQINPTPGTNNPPTTTYDRTSDGNDSNWGWLGLIGLLGLAGLAGKKRDDEPTRYRDPNSPSATSYRE from the coding sequence ATGAAACGTGACTATACCAAGATTGTTAGCGCTGCTGTTCTGACTTTAAGTATGGCAATGTTGTCTCTCACTCTACCTGCGAAAGCTCAAATCAACCCTACACCTGGAACCAATAACCCTCCAACTACAACGTATGATCGCACTAGCGATGGCAATGATTCTAACTGGGGTTGGTTAGGTTTAATCGGTTTGCTGGGTTTAGCGGGGTTAGCAGGGAAAAAACGTGACGATGAACCAACCCGCTATCGTGATCCTAATTCCCCCAGTGCTACTAGCTACAGAGAGTAA
- a CDS encoding YbaB/EbfC family nucleoid-associated protein produces MTGKGQGFGFGLGKMKELADAFKKAQQVQEGAKRLQEELEQMEIQGEAGGGLVKVIVSGNQEPKRVEISPDALAQGADLLADLVTVAMKDAYNKSTATMRERMEDLTSGLELPGF; encoded by the coding sequence ATGACAGGAAAAGGACAAGGATTTGGCTTTGGCTTGGGAAAAATGAAAGAACTAGCCGACGCTTTCAAAAAAGCCCAACAAGTACAAGAAGGTGCAAAGCGACTCCAAGAAGAACTGGAACAAATGGAAATCCAGGGAGAAGCCGGTGGTGGTCTAGTCAAAGTGATTGTCAGTGGCAACCAGGAACCCAAACGGGTAGAAATTTCTCCCGATGCCCTAGCACAAGGAGCAGATTTACTTGCCGATTTAGTAACAGTAGCAATGAAAGATGCCTACAACAAGTCTACAGCCACAATGCGGGAACGCATGGAAGATTTGACCAGTGGGTTAGAATTACCAGGATTTTAG